One Athene noctua chromosome 32, bAthNoc1.hap1.1, whole genome shotgun sequence genomic region harbors:
- the LOC141972375 gene encoding uncharacterized protein LOC141972375 isoform X1, with the protein MASLCGGGLPMLISPDRFMLRFLLLTHQEPPPKALPCSACPFFELRSWTEQQLRHDGGFGSPGAPQGFWSRTVSPSRPQTACTQSSGGQSPATVTPTGLLDRGAGVTLLARDSWAPTRPTETLGMGAVALGGSTQAGVAAAPILIPSPEGQQATVTPRRRPRGRHHHPLLPPRLSLHPPRGDGRALRLPGADPEPGQVPGGRTQPAGVLQPDPLLQEPLQGAGDPRHPLPKIPGACTAPPGGRMMMGKGHRSEGQGRRERAGAGKKRPGAKESEGRAAAVLDRQREPRGGGHRARRRCNTGTMRGAEGASSGSNSRPQKSV; encoded by the exons ATGGCTTCACTGTGCGGGGGGGGGTTACCGATGCTGATTTCACCGGACAGATTCATGCTACGGTTTCTACTCCTCACGCACCAGGAACCACCCCCAAAGGCACTCCCTTGCTCAGCTTGTCCCTTTTTTGAGCTGCGTTCCTGGACGGAACAACAGCTGCGACACGACGGAGGATTCGGCTCTCCAGGAGCTCCGCAAGGCTTTTGGTCACGGACTGTGTCACCATCGAGACCGCAGACGGCCTGTACACAATCCAGCGGGGGACAGTCGCCAGCGACAGTAACACCCACCGGGCTTCTGGACAGGGGAGCTGGTGTAACTCTTCTGGCTCGTGATTCCTGGGCACCCACCCGGCCAACAGAAACTCTGGGAATGGGAGCGGTGGCACTGGGAGGGTCGACGCAAGCAGGAGTAGCAGCTGCGCCAATTCTGATCCCCAGCCCTGAGGGTCAACAGGCGACCGTCACACCCCGA CGTCGCCCTCGGGGTCGCCAtcatcatcctcttcttcctcctcgtcTCTCCCTGCATCCTCCGCGTGGGGATGGACGCGCTCTGCGCCTCCCTGGAGCAgacccggagcctggccag GTGCCGGGAGGCCGAACCCAACCCGCGGGGGTCCTACAGCCCGACCCGCTTCTACAGGAACCTCTACAGGGCGCAGGGGACCCcagacaccccctccccaaaatccCTGGGGCCTGcacggccccgccgggggggagGATGATGATGGGGAAGGGACACAGGAgcgaggggcagggaaggagggaaagggcaggagcGGGGAAAAAGCGTCCGGGGGCAAAGGAGAGCGAGGGCAGAGCTGCGGCTGTTCTTGACCGGCAAAGGGAGCCCCGAGGGGGCGGGCACCGTGCCCGGAGGCGCTGCAATACCGGGACGATGCGCGGAGCGGAGGGAGCAAGCTCCGGGTCCAACTCCCGGCCCCAAAAATCCGTTTAA
- the LOC141972375 gene encoding uncharacterized protein LOC141972375 isoform X2: MDALCASLEQTRSLASVALGVAIIILFFLLVSPCILRVGMDALCASLEQTRSLARCREAEPNPRGSYSPTRFYRNLYRAQGTPDTPSPKSLGPARPRRGGG, translated from the exons ATGGACGCGCTCTGCGCCTCCCTGGAGCAgacccggagcctggccag CGTCGCCCTCGGGGTCGCCAtcatcatcctcttcttcctcctcgtcTCTCCCTGCATCCTCCGCGTGGGGATGGACGCGCTCTGCGCCTCCCTGGAGCAgacccggagcctggccag GTGCCGGGAGGCCGAACCCAACCCGCGGGGGTCCTACAGCCCGACCCGCTTCTACAGGAACCTCTACAGGGCGCAGGGGACCCcagacaccccctccccaaaatccCTGGGGCCTGcacggccccgccgggggggagGATGA